The following proteins come from a genomic window of Ornithinimicrobium cryptoxanthini:
- a CDS encoding sensor histidine kinase: protein MHDLYPAELAQLGLVGALTQLCDRFTSESALQVRLTASHALNSLPAATQVAVLRIVQEALVNVAKHAGAELVEIDLELSTQEVTLTIRDDGAGVAEDLRESGAGIGSMRSRAELLGGALRVAPAPRGGTLVSARLPAEPASQVVSA from the coding sequence GTGCACGACCTGTATCCCGCAGAGCTCGCGCAGCTCGGCCTCGTCGGTGCCCTGACCCAGCTCTGCGACCGCTTCACGAGTGAGTCGGCCCTGCAGGTCCGACTCACCGCGAGCCACGCCCTCAACAGCCTGCCGGCCGCGACGCAGGTGGCCGTGCTCCGGATCGTCCAGGAGGCGTTGGTCAACGTCGCCAAGCACGCAGGGGCCGAGCTGGTCGAGATTGACCTGGAGCTGTCCACCCAGGAGGTCACGCTGACCATCCGGGACGACGGGGCGGGTGTCGCCGAGGACCTGCGCGAGTCCGGCGCCGGCATCGGCAGCATGCGGTCCCGGGCCGAGCTGCTCGGCGGCGCGCTCAGGGTGGCGCCCGCACCACGCGGGGGGACCCTGGTCAGTGCCCGGCTGCCCGCCGAGCCGGCGAGCCAGGTGGTGTCGGCGTGA
- a CDS encoding type II toxin-antitoxin system PemK/MazF family toxin encodes MLRGEILLVDLDPVRGSEANKRRPAVLVSNDQANTMAQRLGRGVVTVAPVTSNAERVFPFQVLLPADETGLRMDSKVQAEQVRSVAVERVGPALGRVPPGLMAAVDEALRLHLQL; translated from the coding sequence ATGCTGCGCGGTGAGATTCTTCTCGTCGACCTGGACCCCGTACGCGGTAGCGAGGCCAACAAGCGTCGGCCCGCGGTGCTCGTCAGCAATGACCAGGCCAACACCATGGCCCAGCGGCTCGGTCGCGGAGTAGTGACCGTGGCACCCGTCACCAGCAACGCGGAGCGGGTCTTTCCGTTCCAGGTGCTGCTGCCAGCGGACGAGACAGGACTGCGGATGGACTCCAAAGTCCAAGCTGAGCAGGTGCGTTCGGTCGCAGTTGAGCGGGTGGGCCCTGCACTAGGCCGAGTTCCGCCTGGCCTCATGGCTGCGGTCGACGAAGCGCTGCGCCTCCATCTGCAGTTGTGA
- a CDS encoding DinB family protein produces MTSHPHPPMDGDETSTLRGFLDLHRAVLREKCQGLTSEQLAQTLPPSDMTLGGLLKHLAVVESGWFSEDFLGGPLIAPFDTVDWEADRDWEWHTAHQDTPEQLLGLYDAAVAESERITDEALAADAGLDTVAARDSHGQHPTLRWILVHMIEEYAQHNGHADLIRESIDGRTGF; encoded by the coding sequence GTGACCTCTCACCCACACCCGCCCATGGACGGCGACGAGACCAGCACCCTGCGCGGGTTTCTCGACCTCCACCGCGCGGTGCTGCGCGAGAAGTGCCAGGGCCTGACGTCCGAGCAGCTGGCCCAGACCCTCCCGCCATCGGACATGACGCTCGGTGGCCTGCTCAAGCACCTGGCGGTCGTCGAGTCGGGCTGGTTCTCGGAGGACTTCCTCGGGGGACCGCTGATCGCACCGTTCGACACCGTGGACTGGGAGGCGGACCGGGACTGGGAGTGGCACACCGCCCACCAGGACACCCCAGAACAGCTGCTGGGTCTGTATGACGCCGCGGTCGCTGAGTCCGAGCGCATCACCGACGAGGCGCTGGCAGCGGATGCCGGGCTCGACACCGTGGCCGCTCGCGACAGCCACGGCCAGCACCCCACCCTGCGCTGGATCCTGGTGCACATGATCGAGGAGTACGCCCAGCACAACGGGCACGCCGACCTGATCCGCGAGTCGATTGACGGCCGCACCGGGTTCTGA
- a CDS encoding diacylglycerol/lipid kinase family protein — translation MTAFDRIVLIFNPKSTGPAPQLAQELHDELTARLPDTEVAMSPTQHAGHGRDLARDAASTGRPLIVSVSGDGGYNEVVDGAMQAGNEEAVCAVMAAGNANDHRRTTSERPLADAIVRGEVHRIDLLALTIGTGPEARTQFAHSYIGVGLTPVVAVDLEKGSKGSLREIVSVVRTFARFRPFTIQLEDGTKRSFDSLVLANIAQMAKHATLSESGSPEDGRFEVVTVRHTAKWRVLGVALKAATRGLGPQPTATHYGFTTLKPTPVQLDGEVLELDAQTTVSIDIAPRALATIT, via the coding sequence ATGACTGCATTCGACCGAATCGTGCTCATCTTCAACCCGAAGAGCACTGGCCCAGCCCCGCAGCTGGCGCAGGAGCTGCACGACGAGCTGACCGCCCGGCTGCCTGACACCGAAGTTGCGATGTCGCCCACCCAGCACGCCGGTCACGGCCGCGACCTGGCGCGGGATGCAGCCTCCACGGGCAGGCCGTTGATCGTCTCGGTCAGTGGGGACGGTGGCTACAACGAGGTGGTCGACGGTGCGATGCAGGCGGGCAACGAGGAGGCGGTGTGCGCCGTGATGGCGGCCGGCAACGCCAACGACCACCGCAGGACCACGAGCGAGCGACCGTTGGCAGACGCGATTGTCAGGGGCGAGGTTCACCGCATCGACCTGCTGGCGCTGACCATCGGGACCGGTCCGGAGGCTCGGACCCAGTTCGCACACTCTTATATCGGAGTCGGACTGACCCCGGTCGTCGCCGTCGACCTCGAGAAGGGCAGCAAGGGCTCCTTGCGCGAGATCGTCTCCGTCGTGCGCACCTTCGCCCGGTTCCGGCCCTTCACGATCCAGCTGGAGGACGGCACCAAGCGCAGCTTCGACAGCCTGGTGCTCGCGAATATCGCCCAGATGGCCAAGCACGCCACCCTGAGTGAGAGCGGCAGCCCGGAAGATGGTCGGTTCGAGGTGGTCACGGTGCGGCACACCGCCAAGTGGCGCGTGCTTGGCGTCGCACTGAAGGCGGCCACCCGCGGGCTCGGCCCGCAACCTACTGCCACCCACTACGGCTTCACCACCCTCAAGCCGACCCCTGTGCAACTTGACGGCGAGGTCCTTGAGCTCGACGCCCAGACCACGGTCAGCATCGACATCGCCCCGCGCGCGCTGGCCACCATCACCTGA
- a CDS encoding ribbon-helix-helix domain-containing protein, whose protein sequence is MKVSVSLSEEDLAALDRYVQQAGLESRSAAVQQAIRRLQDPQLEADYAAAWQEWAIAGDEDAWAAASSDGLTDAAR, encoded by the coding sequence ATGAAGGTGAGTGTGAGTCTGAGCGAAGAGGACCTCGCGGCCCTCGACCGGTATGTCCAGCAAGCCGGTCTCGAGTCGAGGTCGGCTGCCGTCCAGCAGGCCATCCGCCGATTGCAGGACCCGCAGCTGGAGGCGGACTATGCCGCCGCCTGGCAGGAGTGGGCCATCGCAGGAGATGAAGACGCATGGGCCGCAGCGTCCTCGGACGGGCTCACCGATGCTGCGCGGTGA
- a CDS encoding response regulator: MTGSEGVEPVIRVVLADDHRLFREGVASLLQRAPDLDLVGSAASGEEAIALVDELGPEVVLMDLNMPGLGGIAATRELRARHPEVGVVVLTMLEDDASVFAALQAGARGYVLKDAERGDLVRAIRAVASGEALLGAPVAQRVLDQFGAEPAAPAPPTPTPATHVATEPPGDTSLDRLTPRELEVLRLIAAGQRNSDIAETLVISHKTVGNHISSIFAKLHIRDRVHAVLRARQAGLGDEGP, encoded by the coding sequence GTGACCGGGTCGGAGGGCGTGGAGCCGGTCATCCGCGTCGTGCTCGCCGACGACCACCGGCTCTTCCGCGAAGGGGTCGCCAGCCTGCTGCAGCGAGCACCAGACCTCGACCTGGTCGGGTCGGCCGCCAGCGGCGAGGAGGCGATCGCACTCGTGGACGAGCTCGGCCCGGAGGTCGTCCTGATGGACCTCAACATGCCCGGGCTCGGCGGCATCGCAGCGACCAGAGAGCTCAGGGCGCGGCACCCCGAGGTGGGGGTCGTGGTCCTCACCATGCTCGAGGACGATGCCTCGGTCTTCGCCGCACTCCAGGCGGGAGCGCGCGGCTACGTGCTCAAGGACGCCGAGCGGGGCGATCTCGTCCGCGCGATCCGGGCGGTGGCCAGCGGTGAGGCGCTCCTCGGCGCCCCGGTGGCCCAGCGGGTGCTTGACCAGTTCGGCGCGGAACCGGCTGCTCCTGCCCCACCCACCCCGACGCCCGCGACCCACGTCGCGACGGAACCACCGGGCGACACCTCGCTTGACCGGTTGACCCCACGGGAGCTCGAGGTGCTGCGACTCATCGCTGCCGGCCAACGCAACAGCGACATCGCAGAGACGCTGGTGATCAGCCATAAGACGGTGGGCAACCACATCTCGAGCATCTTCGCCAAGCTGCACATCCGGGACCGGGTGCACGCCGTCCTGCGCGCCCGGCAGGCCGGGCTGGGCGACGAAGGGCCGTAG
- a CDS encoding NUDIX hydrolase produces the protein MTHHKQDASVIPPPIRYDVALRERFVANLAGHQRRVVDLAGRRHAAVALVLVDSTPDSAIVWARHEDGRSARDARLPHEGLLAAAGGAAFLLCRRPLAMRRHAGQYALPGGRLEPGEGAVEAALRETHEEVGADLGPDRVLGLLDDYETRSGFVMTPVVVWGGGVDLRPDPGEVMAVFRVGLHQLQRSDSPRFESIPESDRPVVSVPLGSTEVHAPTAAVLVQLNWLGLLGRSDPVHDFDQPVFAWR, from the coding sequence GTGACGCACCACAAGCAGGACGCGTCCGTCATACCCCCTCCCATCAGGTATGACGTGGCGCTGCGTGAGCGATTCGTCGCCAACCTGGCGGGACACCAGCGCAGGGTCGTCGATCTCGCCGGCCGTCGGCACGCTGCCGTCGCCCTGGTCCTGGTCGACTCGACGCCCGACTCGGCCATCGTCTGGGCACGACACGAGGACGGCAGGTCGGCTCGCGACGCCCGCCTCCCACACGAAGGGCTCCTCGCGGCGGCGGGAGGGGCCGCCTTCCTGTTGTGCCGCAGGCCTCTGGCGATGCGGCGGCACGCCGGGCAGTATGCCCTGCCGGGCGGTCGGCTGGAACCGGGGGAGGGGGCGGTCGAGGCCGCGCTGAGAGAGACCCACGAGGAGGTCGGGGCCGACCTTGGACCCGACCGGGTGCTCGGTCTGCTCGATGACTATGAAACCCGCTCCGGCTTCGTCATGACGCCGGTCGTCGTGTGGGGCGGGGGAGTGGATCTGCGACCTGACCCAGGAGAGGTGATGGCGGTCTTCCGGGTGGGCCTGCACCAGTTGCAGCGGTCCGACTCACCCCGGTTCGAGTCGATCCCCGAGAGCGACCGCCCGGTGGTCTCGGTGCCCCTGGGATCGACGGAGGTGCACGCCCCGACGGCGGCTGTCCTCGTGCAGCTGAACTGGCTGGGTCTGTTGGGGCGATCGGATCCGGTTCACGACTTCGACCAACCCGTGTTTGCCTGGCGCTGA
- a CDS encoding alpha/beta fold hydrolase, whose protein sequence is MDRLHREGLVLDILDGGPGDGELVVLLHGFPQDATTWGRVVPHLHRAGLRTLAPHQRGYSPGARPRRVSAYRMEELVGDALALLDGAGVRRAHVVGHDWGGAVAWALAQRHPERVASLVVLSTPHPEALGWALRHGDQARRSWYILAFQLPVLPQVLGARMLRSGALQRWGVPEDDSQRYAARLGRPGALRGPINWYRAAVRDLFRRSRAGGGDVTVPTTYVWGSLDPFLGRDAAERTARHVSGDYRFVEVAGGHWLAERQPVLVAREILARIRAGEQGPCDSRPAACPDDATQVVIGILPR, encoded by the coding sequence ATGGACAGACTCCACCGCGAGGGGCTCGTCCTCGACATCCTGGACGGCGGACCGGGCGACGGCGAGCTGGTGGTCCTGCTGCACGGTTTCCCGCAGGACGCCACGACGTGGGGGAGGGTCGTGCCACACCTGCACCGAGCCGGGCTACGCACCCTCGCGCCGCACCAGCGCGGCTACTCGCCGGGCGCCCGCCCAAGGCGAGTCTCGGCATACCGCATGGAGGAGCTGGTCGGCGACGCGCTCGCCCTGCTGGATGGCGCCGGTGTCCGTCGGGCGCACGTGGTCGGGCACGACTGGGGCGGCGCGGTGGCGTGGGCGCTGGCGCAGCGGCATCCCGAGCGGGTGGCGAGCCTTGTGGTGCTGTCCACGCCCCACCCGGAGGCGTTGGGCTGGGCCTTGCGGCACGGTGACCAGGCCCGGCGCAGCTGGTACATCCTGGCCTTCCAGCTCCCGGTGCTGCCACAGGTCCTCGGGGCCCGGATGCTGCGGTCCGGGGCACTGCAACGCTGGGGCGTCCCGGAGGACGACAGCCAGAGGTATGCCGCGCGGCTGGGTCGACCAGGGGCCCTCCGGGGACCCATCAACTGGTATCGAGCCGCCGTGCGCGACTTGTTCCGTCGGTCGAGGGCCGGTGGCGGGGATGTCACCGTGCCGACGACCTATGTGTGGGGCTCTCTGGACCCGTTCCTCGGGCGTGACGCGGCTGAGCGCACCGCCCGCCACGTGTCCGGCGACTACCGCTTCGTCGAGGTCGCTGGCGGACACTGGCTGGCCGAGCGGCAGCCGGTGCTGGTGGCGCGCGAGATCCTGGCTCGCATCCGCGCGGGGGAGCAGGGGCCCTGTGACTCGCGACCAGCGGCATGTCCGGATGATGCCACGCAGGTAGTAATCGGTATCCTACCGAGGTAG
- a CDS encoding nitroreductase family deazaflavin-dependent oxidoreductase, translating to MSDRVHAWGARLLQSRTFVRAPIPLFRAGLGFLLTRRLLMLEHVGRTSGQARYVVLEVVREEPPDAFVVASGFGRTSQWFCNVVAEPRCHVSIGFTRRRSATATVLGTAESEAALADYQQAHPGSWEDLSAIIRKATGEADPEIPLVRLQLQAAGSTR from the coding sequence ATGAGCGACCGGGTGCATGCCTGGGGCGCCAGGTTGCTGCAGAGCCGGACTTTTGTGCGAGCCCCCATCCCGCTGTTCCGCGCCGGCCTGGGGTTCCTCCTCACCAGGCGGCTGCTGATGCTTGAGCACGTGGGCCGCACCTCTGGACAGGCGAGGTATGTCGTCCTGGAAGTGGTGCGCGAGGAGCCACCGGACGCGTTTGTGGTCGCCTCGGGGTTTGGTCGCACCTCCCAGTGGTTCTGCAACGTGGTCGCCGAACCCAGGTGTCACGTGAGCATCGGGTTCACCCGACGGCGGTCGGCCACGGCCACTGTTCTGGGCACTGCGGAGAGCGAGGCTGCCCTGGCCGACTATCAGCAGGCGCACCCGGGCTCGTGGGAGGACCTGTCAGCCATCATCCGGAAGGCGACGGGGGAGGCTGACCCCGAGATCCCCCTCGTGCGGTTGCAGCTGCAGGCCGCGGGGAGCACCAGGTGA